In a single window of the Pongo abelii isolate AG06213 chromosome 1, NHGRI_mPonAbe1-v2.0_pri, whole genome shotgun sequence genome:
- the MCL1 gene encoding induced myeloid leukemia cell differentiation protein Mcl-1 isoform X1 codes for MFGLKRNAVIGLNLYCGGAGLGAGSGGATPPGGRLLATEKEASARREIGGGEAGAVIGGSAGASPPSTLTPDSRRVARPPPIGAEVPDVTATPARLFFFAPTRRAAPLEEMEAPAADAIMSPEEELDGYEPEPLGKRPAVLPLLELVGESGNNTSTDGSLPSTPPPAEEEEDELYRQSLEIISRYLREQATGAKDTKPLGRSGATCRKALETLRRVGDGVQRNHETAFQGMLRKLDIKNEDDVKSLSRVMVHVFSDGVTNWGRIVTLISFGAFVAKHLKTINQESCIEPLAESITDVLVRTKRDWLVKQRGWDGFVEFFHVEDLEGGIRNVLLAFAGVAGVGAGLAYLIR; via the exons ATGTTCGGCCTCAAAAGAAACGCGGTAATCGGACTCAACCTCTACTGTGGGGGGGCCGGCTTGGGTGCTGGCAGCGGCGGCGCCACCCCTCCGGGAGGGCGGCTTTTGGCTACGGAGAAGGAGGCCTCGGCCCGGCGAGAGATAGGGGGAGGGGAGGCCGGCGCGGTGATTGGCGGAAGCGCCGGCGCAAGCCCCCCGTCCACCCTCACGCCAGACTCCCGGAGGGTCGCGCGGCCGCCGCCCATTGGCGCCGAGGTCCCCGACGTCACCGCGACCCCCGCGAGGCTGTTTTTCTTCGCGCCCACCCGCCGCGCGGCGCCGCTTGAGGAGATGGAAGCCCCGGCCGCCGACGCCATCATGTCGCCCGAAGAGGAGCTGGACGGGTACGAGCCGGAGCCTCTCGGGAAGCGGCCGGCTGTCCTGCCTCTGCTGGAGTTGGTCGGGGAATCTGGTAATAACACCAGTACGGACGGGTCACTACCCTCGACGCCGCCgccagcagaggaggaggaggacgagttGTACCGGCAGTCGCTGGAGATTATCTCTCGGTACCTTCGGGAGCAGGCCACCGGCGCCAAGGACACAAAGCCATTGGGCAGGTCTGGGGCCACCTGCAGGAAGGCTCTGGAGACCTTACGACGGGTTGGGGATGGCGTGCAGCGCAACCACGAGACGGCCTTCCAAG GCATGCTTCGGAAACTGGACATCAAAAACGAAGACGATGTGAAATCGTTGTCTCGAGTGATGGTCCATGTTTTCAGCGACGGCGTAACAAACTGGGGCAGGATTGTGACTCTCATTTCTTTTGGTGCCTTTGTGGCTAAACACTTGAAGACCATAAACCAAGAAAGCTGCATCGAACCATTAGCAGAAAGTATCACAGACGTTCTCGTAAGGACAAAACGGGACTGGCTAGTTAAACAAAGAGGCTGG gaTGGGTTTGTGGAGTTCTTCCATGTAGAGGACCTAGAAGGAGGCATCAGAAATGTGCTGCTGGCTTTTGCAGGTGTTGCTGGAGTAGGAGCTGGTTTGGCATATCTAATAAGATAG
- the MCL1 gene encoding induced myeloid leukemia cell differentiation protein Mcl-1 isoform X2: MFGLKRNAVIGLNLYCGGAGLGAGSGGATPPGGRLLATEKEASARREIGGGEAGAVIGGSAGASPPSTLTPDSRRVARPPPIGAEVPDVTATPARLFFFAPTRRAAPLEEMEAPAADAIMSPEEELDGYEPEPLGKRPAVLPLLELVGESGNNTSTDGSLPSTPPPAEEEEDELYRQSLEIISRYLREQATGAKDTKPLGRSGATCRKALETLRRVGDGVQRNHETAFQGWVCGVLPCRGPRRRHQKCAAGFCRCCWSRSWFGISNKIALL, encoded by the exons ATGTTCGGCCTCAAAAGAAACGCGGTAATCGGACTCAACCTCTACTGTGGGGGGGCCGGCTTGGGTGCTGGCAGCGGCGGCGCCACCCCTCCGGGAGGGCGGCTTTTGGCTACGGAGAAGGAGGCCTCGGCCCGGCGAGAGATAGGGGGAGGGGAGGCCGGCGCGGTGATTGGCGGAAGCGCCGGCGCAAGCCCCCCGTCCACCCTCACGCCAGACTCCCGGAGGGTCGCGCGGCCGCCGCCCATTGGCGCCGAGGTCCCCGACGTCACCGCGACCCCCGCGAGGCTGTTTTTCTTCGCGCCCACCCGCCGCGCGGCGCCGCTTGAGGAGATGGAAGCCCCGGCCGCCGACGCCATCATGTCGCCCGAAGAGGAGCTGGACGGGTACGAGCCGGAGCCTCTCGGGAAGCGGCCGGCTGTCCTGCCTCTGCTGGAGTTGGTCGGGGAATCTGGTAATAACACCAGTACGGACGGGTCACTACCCTCGACGCCGCCgccagcagaggaggaggaggacgagttGTACCGGCAGTCGCTGGAGATTATCTCTCGGTACCTTCGGGAGCAGGCCACCGGCGCCAAGGACACAAAGCCATTGGGCAGGTCTGGGGCCACCTGCAGGAAGGCTCTGGAGACCTTACGACGGGTTGGGGATGGCGTGCAGCGCAACCACGAGACGGCCTTCCAAG gaTGGGTTTGTGGAGTTCTTCCATGTAGAGGACCTAGAAGGAGGCATCAGAAATGTGCTGCTGGCTTTTGCAGGTGTTGCTGGAGTAGGAGCTGGTTTGGCATATCTAATAAGATAGCCTTACTGTAA